The following are encoded together in the Citrus sinensis cultivar Valencia sweet orange chromosome 1, DVS_A1.0, whole genome shotgun sequence genome:
- the LOC102619306 gene encoding protein ANTI-SILENCING 1 isoform X2, protein MVEVAEVENLDFKWGKKRGIGGKKKDVQFYQSFTYDGVEYTLYDCVYLYKEGDAEPHVGKLIKIWENADKAKKVKLLWFFRPSDISNFLGNVQTLENELILACGEGVGLTNINPLEAIAGKCNVVCTSKDARNPQPSDEELQISDFIFCRTFDVGLRKVLDKIDEKIAGIEVKFIFNRQGYQNSSVALKLDSNKKEVSKNATISDETVISAQQNIPESVSTKQEGGFIDTSVKQGVEASLIRQNSSLLDNVDLESGGKAKSGEGLEDISINSSNLRSKVKENEHTKVLTTKQKSSFAERPVSSVDSKAWLVGMKSSLGEKVSSIGGAQQGEIVRTIKPGITFGDKIASSSKVGFEKSKAKSSKALETKEEVKSFKDPNELYNGPSNKAKFDSSRKVFDDKIKNRVQKLGLDSNVHGPKPTLATIADEDKSKTKRAVAKDPHGIDKGPCKKPKLDEELLKPTSGKLVEASSLQPSIVENKSNKQIVEVTRRPSLDRSKWFKELPWEERIRVAHEHGTLVVLENLDPSYTSTVVEDLVWHAFKENCSAKMIPRVAFASPYFGPFLAVLELLALRESSQNLLAILHLINLSSRCNGR, encoded by the exons ATGGTAGAAGTGGCTGAAGTTGAAAATCTAGATTTTAAGTGGGGTAAAAAGAGAGGAATTggtggaaaaaagaaagatgtcCAGTTCTATCAATCTTTTACATATGATGGGGTGGAATATACTCTTTATGACTGTGTATATCTGTACAAGGAAGGGGATGCTGAGCCTCACGTTGGTAAACTCATAAAAATATGGGAGAATGCTGATAAGGCAAAGAAAGTCAAACTTCTTTGGTTCTTCCGCCCAAGTgatatttccaattttcttgGAAATGTTCAGACACTTGagaatgaattaattttggcATGTGGTGAAGGCGTAGGCCTCACAAATATCAATCCTTTG GAAGCAATTGCTGGAAAGTGCAATGTTGTTTGCACCTCAAAGGATGCTAGAAATCCACAACCCTCAGATGAAGAACTCCAAATCAGTGACTTTATTTTTTGCCGCACCTTTGATGTGGGGCTCCGTAAAGTCTTGGATAAGATAGATGAAAAGATTGCTGGTATTGAAG ttaaatttatatttaaccGACAGGGTTACCAAAACTCCAGCGTTGCTCTGAAACTTGATTCAAACAAGAAGGAAGTCAGTAAGAATGCCACAATAAGTGATGAAACAGTGATTTCAGCCCAGCAAAACATTCCTGAAAGTGTATCTACTAAACAGGAGGGTGGTTTTATTGATACTTCAGTTAAACAAGGTGTGGAAGCTTCATTAATTAGACAGAATTCTTCACTCTTGGATAATGTAGATTTAGAGTCAGGTGGAAAGGCTAAAAGCGGTGAAGGACTGGAAGATATTTCTATCAATAGTTCCAATTTGAGgtcaaaagtaaaagaaaatgagcaCACAAAAGTTCTGACAACGAAACAGAAATCTTCGTTTGCTGAGAGGCCTGTCTCCTCTGTGGATTCAAAAGCTTGGTTGGTTGGGATGAAatcttctcttggagaaaAGGTTTCATCTATAGGAGGTGCTCAGCAAGGTGAAATTGTTAGAACTATTAAACCGGGGATCACGTTTGGTGATAAGATTGCATCTAGCTCTAAAGTTGGATTTGAAAAGAGCAAGGCTAAAAGTAGTAAGGCTCTTGAAACTAAAGAGGAAGtaaaatcatttaaggatCCTAATGAATTGTATAATGGGCCATCTAATAAAGCAAAGTTTGATAGTTCTAGGAAAGTATTTGATGATAAGATCAAGAATAGAGTGCAAAAGTTAGGCCTTGACTCTAATGTACATGGTCCAAAGCCTACCTTAGCTACCATTGCTGATGAAGATAAATCTAAAACTAAGCGAGCAGTAGCAAAGGATCCTCATGGGATAGACAAAGGCCCTTGCAAGAAGCCAAAGCTTGATGAAGAACTTTTAAAACCTACTAGTGGCAAGTTGGTTGAAGCATCTTCCCTCCAACCTTCAATTGTTGAGAACAAAAGTAATAAGCAAATAGTGGAAGTTACTCGACGACCAAGTTTA GATAGAAGCAAATGGTTCAAAGAACTT CCATGGGAAGAAAGAATTCGGGTAGCGCATGAGCATGGAACACTTGTCGTGCTTGAGAATTTGGATCCATCTTATACTTCAACAGTGGTAGAG GATTTAGTATGGCATGCCTTTAAGGAGAATTGCTCGGCAAAGATGATTCCGCGAGTTGCATTCGCTTCCCCCTATTTTG GCCCCTTCTTGGCAGTATTGGAACTCCTTGCTTTACGGGAAAGCAGTCAAAATTTGTTGGCCATCTTGCACTTGATAAACTTAAGTTCCAGATGCAACGGGAGATG A
- the LOC127901268 gene encoding uncharacterized protein LOC127901268 yields MSKGKEKVVEIDDDELSFLPGPLTDPAFDPGIPLEPVRFSVGTSARRMSPQTTSTSGSNGEEGPSGSEDTLSENGEGDSGEVSPSGTSRPEERGTVGGRALSRDYAIDYMTCTTLFDELNDLRLRYSIPGEIPLKVPGKKDAPSRPPRGYVTLFLESFKYGLRCPLQPYFARILNGLNLAPGQLNPNGWRVLSVSWGVHFPLGPDQLKRVEAVLANSCSSRELLTTYNLLESRLILPGHRMEDAVIGALTQKRSRPPTTKRDQSKDAPTAKRANIVQQVPPLKILPPAPVKVGEASGAATYPASSSPPVGPRSRLPDCRAEHLVPYLNELTKLVSKKDLEDFDGRTLGELVGAMQHSAFHLSCMTTYYKAKVGRYDRKMKEDIQSATTRADVAEKKAGELNLENLKLIEQESLAQAKAISLEEELTKVKEDLQRQKAMYEAQLESLRDSHRAQVENLEREADHQYDQGLRHSYRCIMAVLGKQHPDLKMDDLAAGVAQHMDEEAAKEDADGVEPIVVEEEDSPPRAVPADVGEASTPPDATGDTPPAPVEVQPTDAAGLTDPPSS; encoded by the exons ATGTCGAAGGGTAAGGAGAAAGTCGTTGAGATTGATGACGACGAACTAAGTTTCCTGCCCGGTCCACTCACTGATCCTGCTTTTGACCCCGGGATCCCCTTAGAACCCGTCAGGTTTAGTGTCGGGACTAGTGCTAGGAGGATGTCCCCCCAAACAACCTCCACGAGCGGAAGCAATGGCGAGGAGGGACCTTCTGGCTCTGAGGACACCTTAAGTGAGAATGGGGAAGGTGACTCTGGTGAGGTGTCTCCATCTGGAACATCACGACCAGAAGAACGGGGTACAGTAGGAGGCAGAGCCTTGTCGCGTGATTACGCCATTGATTACATGACGTGCACGACCTTGTTTGATGAGCTCAATGACCTCCGGCTTAGGTATAGCATTCCTGGTGAGATACCTCTCAAGGTCCCAGGAAAGAAGGATGCTCCCAGCCGGCCTCCCAGGGGATACGTTACCCTGTTTCTAGAGAGCTTTAAGTACGGGCTGAGGTGTCCCTTGCAACCCTACTTTGCCCGGATACTTAACGGGCTAAACCTAGCTCCTGGTCAGCTGAATCCCAATGGGTGGAGAGTgctctctg TTTCTTGGGGTGTCCACTTCCCGCTTGGACCTGACCAGCTCAAACGGGTCGAGGCTGTACTAGCCAATTCCTGCTCGAGCCGAGAACTGTTAACTACATACAACTTGCTCGAGTCTCGCTTGATACTTCCTGGCCATAGGATGGAGGACGCTGTGATTGGGGCTCTGACCCAAAAACGTTCCCGACCTCCAACCACGAAGAGAGACCAGAGTAAGGATGCCCCTACTGCAAAGCGGGCCAACATCGTGCAGCAGGTCCCACCCTTGAAGATTTTACCTCCTGCTCCTGTAAAAGTCGGGGAAGCTAGTGGAGCAGCCACATATCCTGCTTCCTCTTCTCCTCCTGTCGGGCCTCGATCTCGCTTACCTGACTGCCGAGCAGAACACCTGGTCCCTTACCTCAATGAGTTAACTAAACTCGTGAGCAAGAAGGACTTGGAGGACTTTGATGGCCGCACCTTGGGTGAGCTGGTGGGGGCCATGCAGCATAGCGCTTTCCACCTCAGCTGCATGACCACCTATTACAAGGCTAAGGTTGGCCGCTACGAccggaagatgaaggaggatATTCAATCGGCGACGACCAGAGCTGACGTTGCCGAGAAGAAAGCAGGGGAGCTGAATCTCGAGAATCTGAAGCTGATAGAGCAAGAATCACTTGCTCAGGCAAAAGCCATTTCCCTCGAGGAGGAGCTTACTAAGGTCAAGGAGGATCTGCAAAGGCAGAAGGCTATGTATgaggctcagctcgaatctctCCGCGACTCCCACCGAGCTCAGGTCgagaacttggagagggaGGCTGACCACcagtacgaccagggacttcggcattcctaTCGTTGCATCATGGCCGTCCTTGGGAAGCAACACCCTGATCTGAAGATGGACGACCTCGCAGCTGGTGTTGCTCAACATATGGACGAGGAGGCGGCCAAGGAAGATGCCGATGGGGTAGAGCCGATCGTGGTCGAGGAGGAAGactctcctcctcgtgcaGTCCCTGCTGATGTTGGCGAGGCGAGCACCCCCCCGGACGCAACTGGTGATACCCCTCCTGCACCCGTGGAGGTCCAGCCAACCGATGCTGCCGGGCTTACCGATCCACCATCTTCTTGA
- the LOC102619306 gene encoding protein ANTI-SILENCING 1 isoform X1, protein MVEVAEVENLDFKWGKKRGIGGKKKDVQFYQSFTYDGVEYTLYDCVYLYKEGDAEPHVGKLIKIWENADKAKKVKLLWFFRPSDISNFLGNVQTLENELILACGEGVGLTNINPLEAIAGKCNVVCTSKDARNPQPSDEELQISDFIFCRTFDVGLRKVLDKIDEKIAGIEVKFIFNRQGYQNSSVALKLDSNKKEVSKNATISDETVISAQQNIPESVSTKQEGGFIDTSVKQGVEASLIRQNSSLLDNVDLESGGKAKSGEGLEDISINSSNLRSKVKENEHTKVLTTKQKSSFAERPVSSVDSKAWLVGMKSSLGEKVSSIGGAQQGEIVRTIKPGITFGDKIASSSKVGFEKSKAKSSKALETKEEVKSFKDPNELYNGPSNKAKFDSSRKVFDDKIKNRVQKLGLDSNVHGPKPTLATIADEDKSKTKRAVAKDPHGIDKGPCKKPKLDEELLKPTSGKLVEASSLQPSIVENKSNKQIVEVTRRPSLDRSKWFKELPWEERIRVAHEHGTLVVLENLDPSYTSTVVEDLVWHAFKENCSAKMIPRVAFASPYFGQSFVIFKTREVAELVVTKLEEGCLLLSNGRPLLGSIGTPCFTGKQSKFVGHLALDKLKFQMQREMREAVSTSHCSQPNSLEYDMAIEWSLLQERLDCAWKKLYEQQELELKKLKVKLKSK, encoded by the exons ATGGTAGAAGTGGCTGAAGTTGAAAATCTAGATTTTAAGTGGGGTAAAAAGAGAGGAATTggtggaaaaaagaaagatgtcCAGTTCTATCAATCTTTTACATATGATGGGGTGGAATATACTCTTTATGACTGTGTATATCTGTACAAGGAAGGGGATGCTGAGCCTCACGTTGGTAAACTCATAAAAATATGGGAGAATGCTGATAAGGCAAAGAAAGTCAAACTTCTTTGGTTCTTCCGCCCAAGTgatatttccaattttcttgGAAATGTTCAGACACTTGagaatgaattaattttggcATGTGGTGAAGGCGTAGGCCTCACAAATATCAATCCTTTG GAAGCAATTGCTGGAAAGTGCAATGTTGTTTGCACCTCAAAGGATGCTAGAAATCCACAACCCTCAGATGAAGAACTCCAAATCAGTGACTTTATTTTTTGCCGCACCTTTGATGTGGGGCTCCGTAAAGTCTTGGATAAGATAGATGAAAAGATTGCTGGTATTGAAG ttaaatttatatttaaccGACAGGGTTACCAAAACTCCAGCGTTGCTCTGAAACTTGATTCAAACAAGAAGGAAGTCAGTAAGAATGCCACAATAAGTGATGAAACAGTGATTTCAGCCCAGCAAAACATTCCTGAAAGTGTATCTACTAAACAGGAGGGTGGTTTTATTGATACTTCAGTTAAACAAGGTGTGGAAGCTTCATTAATTAGACAGAATTCTTCACTCTTGGATAATGTAGATTTAGAGTCAGGTGGAAAGGCTAAAAGCGGTGAAGGACTGGAAGATATTTCTATCAATAGTTCCAATTTGAGgtcaaaagtaaaagaaaatgagcaCACAAAAGTTCTGACAACGAAACAGAAATCTTCGTTTGCTGAGAGGCCTGTCTCCTCTGTGGATTCAAAAGCTTGGTTGGTTGGGATGAAatcttctcttggagaaaAGGTTTCATCTATAGGAGGTGCTCAGCAAGGTGAAATTGTTAGAACTATTAAACCGGGGATCACGTTTGGTGATAAGATTGCATCTAGCTCTAAAGTTGGATTTGAAAAGAGCAAGGCTAAAAGTAGTAAGGCTCTTGAAACTAAAGAGGAAGtaaaatcatttaaggatCCTAATGAATTGTATAATGGGCCATCTAATAAAGCAAAGTTTGATAGTTCTAGGAAAGTATTTGATGATAAGATCAAGAATAGAGTGCAAAAGTTAGGCCTTGACTCTAATGTACATGGTCCAAAGCCTACCTTAGCTACCATTGCTGATGAAGATAAATCTAAAACTAAGCGAGCAGTAGCAAAGGATCCTCATGGGATAGACAAAGGCCCTTGCAAGAAGCCAAAGCTTGATGAAGAACTTTTAAAACCTACTAGTGGCAAGTTGGTTGAAGCATCTTCCCTCCAACCTTCAATTGTTGAGAACAAAAGTAATAAGCAAATAGTGGAAGTTACTCGACGACCAAGTTTA GATAGAAGCAAATGGTTCAAAGAACTT CCATGGGAAGAAAGAATTCGGGTAGCGCATGAGCATGGAACACTTGTCGTGCTTGAGAATTTGGATCCATCTTATACTTCAACAGTGGTAGAG GATTTAGTATGGCATGCCTTTAAGGAGAATTGCTCGGCAAAGATGATTCCGCGAGTTGCATTCGCTTCCCCCTATTTTG GCCAATCCTTTGTAATATTCAAAACAAGAGAGGTTGCGGAGTTGGTTGTTACAAAATTAGAGGAAGGATGCCTATTGCTATCAAATGGGAG GCCCCTTCTTGGCAGTATTGGAACTCCTTGCTTTACGGGAAAGCAGTCAAAATTTGTTGGCCATCTTGCACTTGATAAACTTAAGTTCCAGATGCAACGGGAGATG AGAGAAGCTGTATCAACTTCACATTGTTCTCAACCTAACTCACTAGAGTATGATATGGCCATAGAATGGTCTTTGCTACAAGAACGACTGGATTGTGCCTGGAAAAAGTTGTATGAG CAACAAGAGCTGGAGCTGAAAAAACTTAAGGTGAAGCTCAAGTCCAAATGA
- the LOC102619306 gene encoding protein ANTI-SILENCING 1 isoform X3, whose protein sequence is MVEVAEVENLDFKWGKKRGIGGKKKDVQFYQSFTYDGVEYTLYDCVYLYKEGDAEPHVGKLIKIWENADKAKKVKLLWFFRPSDISNFLGNVQTLENELILACGEGVGLTNINPLEAIAGKCNVVCTSKDARNPQPSDEELQISDFIFCRTFDVGLRKVLDKIDEKIAGIEVKFIFNRQGYQNSSVALKLDSNKKEVSKNATISDETVISAQQNIPESVSTKQEGGFIDTSVKQGVEASLIRQNSSLLDNVDLESGGKAKSGEGLEDISINSSNLRSKVKENEHTKVLTTKQKSSFAERPVSSVDSKAWLVGMKSSLGEKVSSIGGAQQGEIVRTIKPGITFGDKIASSSKVGFEKSKAKSSKALETKEEVKSFKDPNELYNGPSNKAKFDSSRKVFDDKIKNRVQKLGLDSNVHGPKPTLATIADEDKSKTKRAVAKDPHGIDKGPCKKPKLDEELLKPTSGKLVEASSLQPSIVENKSNKQIVEVTRRPSLDRSKWFKELPWEERIRVAHEHGTLVVLENLDPSYTSTVVEAPSWQYWNSLLYGKAVKICWPSCT, encoded by the exons ATGGTAGAAGTGGCTGAAGTTGAAAATCTAGATTTTAAGTGGGGTAAAAAGAGAGGAATTggtggaaaaaagaaagatgtcCAGTTCTATCAATCTTTTACATATGATGGGGTGGAATATACTCTTTATGACTGTGTATATCTGTACAAGGAAGGGGATGCTGAGCCTCACGTTGGTAAACTCATAAAAATATGGGAGAATGCTGATAAGGCAAAGAAAGTCAAACTTCTTTGGTTCTTCCGCCCAAGTgatatttccaattttcttgGAAATGTTCAGACACTTGagaatgaattaattttggcATGTGGTGAAGGCGTAGGCCTCACAAATATCAATCCTTTG GAAGCAATTGCTGGAAAGTGCAATGTTGTTTGCACCTCAAAGGATGCTAGAAATCCACAACCCTCAGATGAAGAACTCCAAATCAGTGACTTTATTTTTTGCCGCACCTTTGATGTGGGGCTCCGTAAAGTCTTGGATAAGATAGATGAAAAGATTGCTGGTATTGAAG ttaaatttatatttaaccGACAGGGTTACCAAAACTCCAGCGTTGCTCTGAAACTTGATTCAAACAAGAAGGAAGTCAGTAAGAATGCCACAATAAGTGATGAAACAGTGATTTCAGCCCAGCAAAACATTCCTGAAAGTGTATCTACTAAACAGGAGGGTGGTTTTATTGATACTTCAGTTAAACAAGGTGTGGAAGCTTCATTAATTAGACAGAATTCTTCACTCTTGGATAATGTAGATTTAGAGTCAGGTGGAAAGGCTAAAAGCGGTGAAGGACTGGAAGATATTTCTATCAATAGTTCCAATTTGAGgtcaaaagtaaaagaaaatgagcaCACAAAAGTTCTGACAACGAAACAGAAATCTTCGTTTGCTGAGAGGCCTGTCTCCTCTGTGGATTCAAAAGCTTGGTTGGTTGGGATGAAatcttctcttggagaaaAGGTTTCATCTATAGGAGGTGCTCAGCAAGGTGAAATTGTTAGAACTATTAAACCGGGGATCACGTTTGGTGATAAGATTGCATCTAGCTCTAAAGTTGGATTTGAAAAGAGCAAGGCTAAAAGTAGTAAGGCTCTTGAAACTAAAGAGGAAGtaaaatcatttaaggatCCTAATGAATTGTATAATGGGCCATCTAATAAAGCAAAGTTTGATAGTTCTAGGAAAGTATTTGATGATAAGATCAAGAATAGAGTGCAAAAGTTAGGCCTTGACTCTAATGTACATGGTCCAAAGCCTACCTTAGCTACCATTGCTGATGAAGATAAATCTAAAACTAAGCGAGCAGTAGCAAAGGATCCTCATGGGATAGACAAAGGCCCTTGCAAGAAGCCAAAGCTTGATGAAGAACTTTTAAAACCTACTAGTGGCAAGTTGGTTGAAGCATCTTCCCTCCAACCTTCAATTGTTGAGAACAAAAGTAATAAGCAAATAGTGGAAGTTACTCGACGACCAAGTTTA GATAGAAGCAAATGGTTCAAAGAACTT CCATGGGAAGAAAGAATTCGGGTAGCGCATGAGCATGGAACACTTGTCGTGCTTGAGAATTTGGATCCATCTTATACTTCAACAGTGGTAGAG GCCCCTTCTTGGCAGTATTGGAACTCCTTGCTTTACGGGAAAGCAGTCAAAATTTGTTGGCCATCTTGCACTTGA